The Alteromonas mediterranea DE genome contains the following window.
AAGTCAAAGCGAGTAGCTCAGCCTAATTGATATTGACCCACAGCCTTGGTATGAAGCAATGCCTTTAATGAGTCTTCGCCGGTAACCCCTAATTCGTTTAGTTGGGCAAAAAATAACTGTAACGTGGCTAACGCATCGTCTAATGCATTGTGGGCGGGAAAGGCGGGTAAGTCTAAGCGCTGCCGACACACCGTAAGCGTAGCGCTATTATTAGGAAGAACCTGATGTTGTTTGTTTAACTGATATAGCGCCAGTTGTAGGGTATCAATGTAAATCACCTCTACTGTTTGTAAATTATTCTGCTTGAACGCCCGGTCAAGTGCCATTAGGTCAAGTTTAGCGTTATGAAATATCAGAATATTACGCTTTAGTAGTGGCAGTAAGTGACGCAGTGCTTCGTCAAGCTCCTCTCCTCTCTCTAATATGTCTTGCGTTAAACCATGAATGACCGGGCTTTGCCCTAAGTCGGCACGTGTATTAATTACATGATATCCGCTTGATGCAAGAGAAATTCGCATCCCCTTACCTTCCACATAACCCAATGAGGTTATTTGTGTTTTAGACGGCTGCAGGGAGGTAAGTTCTAAATCGATAGCGGCAAATGAAGTCTTACCTACATAGCGTTCTCGAAGCTTTGCTTTAAACCTGTTTTTATCGAAAAACACTGAGGCGCACGCTTGTATAAACTGCTTTATCATCGCATTTAACCTACGCCGCCAGAAAACTTCATTACCATTGCCTGATTGGTTCTATCTATGGCTTTAAACGCAGCTTTAAGCTGATGTTTTTCTATGGACGATAGACTCGATATCGACACTCTATTGTCGGTCACTTTATTTTCCAACTGATGACGCCAGCGCAATCTGTTTAAGAAAAGCCAAATGTCGCGCAAATTAGTGGCATCTCGTTTTGACAGTTGAGAGCGAGATGATAATGCGTCTAAACGAGCAAGGGTATTAGGTAGTGTGATCCCGTCCGCCAATGCATAAATACGGGCTATATTATTAATTAACGCTACCGCTCGGGTTTTAAGGTCAATGACATCCTTTTCTTTTTGTTTGTCGTTTTTCGCTTTTTCATAAATAAACTTCTGAAACATCGATAACGGAACAGAAATCTCATTACTGTGTCTTGCCAGAGCAGCCAAAAACATGTTTTGTTGCATAAGAGGAGCGCGCTGTTTTTGTAGCTGCTTAAACAAGCTGACGTCACCTGCGGCGCAGCGCACGTCAAGAAAGATATTAAAGTGCATGATGGCGTCTTTTGTCGGTGCCTTTACCCAGTGCCGTGCCTCCTCTATGGCCTCGTCTAGTGACAGCCGAAGCGCGGGATTACTGGCCATTATGTTGCCATCGCACAACTTTATGCCGCACTTTGCTAGGCCATTGCAAACATATTCCGACATCTTGGAAAAGTAGTCAGCCTGCGCTTTAGTCGGGGCCTTTGCCAATAACAAGCCGTTGTCTTGATCTGAGCCCATTGTTTGATCTTCTCTTGCCTGAGAACCATACACAAGCCAAGCAAACATCATAGGGGCTTTGCCGTTGGCTTGTTGAAAAAAGCCAATCAACTTTCTTGTCATAATGTCGGTGGCCTGAGACAAAATTTTTCCGGCGATATCATAATCCCCCGCTTTTTTTGCGTGAGCAGCAAAGTAGTGAGGTAGCTGCCAGGACAGCCGAGTCAATTCATACAAGTTTTCAGCTTTACTAAGCTCGCCAATAATGAAGAGAACGTTGCCCCTTTGATGGCGAATAATATCACTCGCCGTTACCATACCTAAGGGCACCAGTGACTGATGATCGATAACGGGCAGGTGATGGATATTTTTTTCTGTCATTAGTGCTAGCGCATCAAACAAAGTCCTATTTCCAGTTATTTGCGCAGGGCTTTGCGTCATAATTTCACTTACCGGCAAATGGGTATCTAACGAAGCCGCAACCACCCGGGATCTCAAGTCGCGATCGGTAACAATGCCGGTAAGCTTGTCATTCTGTGTTACCAACAATGACGACACTTTTTGCGTTGTCATTAGCTGTGCCGCCGCTGAAATCGACGTATCTGCATTTACCGATACAGGCGCTTTTTCAATAACATCACACAGCCCTTTATATAGCCACATTGAATTAGTATCAGAAATAGCATGACTCTGCAGGGCGTTGTCTCTTAACCCATTAAAGAATTGTCGTATCGCCGGCTGCTCAAATAAGGGCGAAACAGCCGATGCATCGAAACGATAAACGAGCCCAGGGCTGTCTACACTGATACTTAACGGGAAGGAGCGCTGCTCCATGATCCCCGCATAGCCAAAGTAGTCGCCTTCACTTAAATGACGCAAAGGCGCATCTGAATCTTGAATAGAGAACTGCCCACCTTGTATAAGAAAAAGTGCGTTATTTTCTTGGTAAAGGTCGCTAACATTCTCGGAAGTAACGTAAATAAGCTCGGTGTGCTTAACTAGCTCCAATTTCTGTTCTTTATCAAGCACATCGAAAGGCGCAGACGTATTTAAGAAGTCTTCCACTTGTTTAGCCATTGCCGTCATAGCCGTCGTCCAATTTTTAAGACAAAAAAGAAAAAACCAACCTACTCACTTTCGCCAGTAGATTGGTTTTATTTGCTAAAGCCTATCTGAAGGCATTATCCATTTAGTGAGCTGACGCTTCGCCCGCACCTTTCGGGTAACGAATGCTTTCAACCAGCTCTTGGATTTCTTCAGGTGCTTCATCGGTTGCTTTAAACACTAGGAACGCCACAATGAAGTTCACCAGCATACCTACCGTGCCAATGCCCTCTGGCGAAATACCGAACCACCAGTTATCAGGCGTATTGGCTGCTGGGTTTACAAACTTGAAGTAAATGATGTAAGCCGCAGTAAAGGCAATACCTGAAATCATGCCTGCAATGGCCCCTTTATCATTCATGCGTTTGCTGAATATACCCATGATGATAGCGGGGAAGAAACTCGACGCAGCCAAGCCGAAGGCAAAGGCGACCACCTGAGCCACAAAGCCGGGCGGATTAATACCGAAGTAGCCCGCGATAACAATTGCCACCCCCGCAGCTAACCTCGCATACATAAGCTCGGCTTTATCGGTAATATTTGGCATGAAGTTTCGCTTCAACAAATCGTGAGATACAGAGGTGGAAATTACCAACAGCAAGCCTGCCGATGTAGAAAGGGCTGCTGCCACTCCCCCCGCTGCAACCAACGCAATTACCCATGCTGGTAGGTTTGCAATTTCAGGGTTTGCCAATACCATGATGTCGCGGTCAACTTTCATTTCGTTGCGCTCATCACCCGAATAGAACATCTTGCCATCGCCGTTTTTATCTTCAAAGGCGATTAGCCCAGTCTGTTCCCAGTTTTTAATCCAAGACGGCGCTTCTGCGTAGCTGGTTCCTGTCATTTCAGGGCCATTAATGGTTTCAATCATATTGACCCGAGCGAATGCCGCTAGCGAAGGAGCAGTGGTATACAAGATAGCAATGAACGCCAATGCATAACCTGCTGATTTACGTGCATCATGAACTTTAGGCACAGTGAAGAAACGAACGATAACGTGTGGAAGACCCGCTGTACCCACCATAAGTGCAAAGGTAATAAAGAATACGTCTATGGTACTTTTGGTACCGGATGTGTATTCATTAAACCCAAGTTCGACGGATAAATTATCGAGCTTTTGCAGCATATGGACGCCGGAGCCGTCAGCAAGTGTGGCACCGAACCCTGTTTGCGGCAGGATGTGGCCTGTCACCATCATAGAGATAAATACCGCTGGTACAATGTAAGCGAATATCATTACGCAGTACTGTGCTACCTGAGTATAGGTAATGCCTTTCATGCCGCCCAATACGGTGTAAAAGAACACGATAACCATACCGATAACCACACCAGATACGATGTCTACTTCTAAGAAACGGCTAAATACCACACCGACCCCACGCATTTGGCCTGCCACGTATGTGAAACAAACAAAGATTGCGCAGAATACAGCCACCGTACGTGCCGTTTGAGAGTA
Protein-coding sequences here:
- a CDS encoding sodium:solute symporter family protein; amino-acid sequence: MDVQTLTFIIVGASFALYIAIAIWARAGSTNDFYVAGGGVPPVMNGMATAADWMSAASFISMAGLISFMGYDGAVYLMGWTGGYVLLALCLAPYLRKFGKFTVPDFIGDRYYSQTARTVAVFCAIFVCFTYVAGQMRGVGVVFSRFLEVDIVSGVVIGMVIVFFYTVLGGMKGITYTQVAQYCVMIFAYIVPAVFISMMVTGHILPQTGFGATLADGSGVHMLQKLDNLSVELGFNEYTSGTKSTIDVFFITFALMVGTAGLPHVIVRFFTVPKVHDARKSAGYALAFIAILYTTAPSLAAFARVNMIETINGPEMTGTSYAEAPSWIKNWEQTGLIAFEDKNGDGKMFYSGDERNEMKVDRDIMVLANPEIANLPAWVIALVAAGGVAAALSTSAGLLLVISTSVSHDLLKRNFMPNITDKAELMYARLAAGVAIVIAGYFGINPPGFVAQVVAFAFGLAASSFFPAIIMGIFSKRMNDKGAIAGMISGIAFTAAYIIYFKFVNPAANTPDNWWFGISPEGIGTVGMLVNFIVAFLVFKATDEAPEEIQELVESIRYPKGAGEASAH
- a CDS encoding 3'-5' exonuclease; protein product: MIKQFIQACASVFFDKNRFKAKLRERYVGKTSFAAIDLELTSLQPSKTQITSLGYVEGKGMRISLASSGYHVINTRADLGQSPVIHGLTQDILERGEELDEALRHLLPLLKRNILIFHNAKLDLMALDRAFKQNNLQTVEVIYIDTLQLALYQLNKQHQVLPNNSATLTVCRQRLDLPAFPAHNALDDALATLQLFFAQLNELGVTGEDSLKALLHTKAVGQYQLG
- a CDS encoding DUF294 nucleotidyltransferase-like domain-containing protein; this encodes MTAMAKQVEDFLNTSAPFDVLDKEQKLELVKHTELIYVTSENVSDLYQENNALFLIQGGQFSIQDSDAPLRHLSEGDYFGYAGIMEQRSFPLSISVDSPGLVYRFDASAVSPLFEQPAIRQFFNGLRDNALQSHAISDTNSMWLYKGLCDVIEKAPVSVNADTSISAAAQLMTTQKVSSLLVTQNDKLTGIVTDRDLRSRVVAASLDTHLPVSEIMTQSPAQITGNRTLFDALALMTEKNIHHLPVIDHQSLVPLGMVTASDIIRHQRGNVLFIIGELSKAENLYELTRLSWQLPHYFAAHAKKAGDYDIAGKILSQATDIMTRKLIGFFQQANGKAPMMFAWLVYGSQAREDQTMGSDQDNGLLLAKAPTKAQADYFSKMSEYVCNGLAKCGIKLCDGNIMASNPALRLSLDEAIEEARHWVKAPTKDAIMHFNIFLDVRCAAGDVSLFKQLQKQRAPLMQQNMFLAALARHSNEISVPLSMFQKFIYEKAKNDKQKEKDVIDLKTRAVALINNIARIYALADGITLPNTLARLDALSSRSQLSKRDATNLRDIWLFLNRLRWRHQLENKVTDNRVSISSLSSIEKHQLKAAFKAIDRTNQAMVMKFSGGVG